AATTATATATCATCAAGTGAATTCAAAATCCCTGTTTAGTGCAACCCAAGTGTAACTCTATTTGTTATGTTGTCAACTATCAATAGTGATATTACATAACATGACCCTCACCGTATTAGCCTAAGTGATACAATCAAACAAATGAAGAATATCTAGTCGTTGTGGAAAAATAATGTAAAGAATTTGACACACATGCAAGGGAGATGAAGCGCAGACAACGATAACTTAAATGTATTTTGGTCTAtctatatgaagaaaaaaaagaagcaaaaatttCTGCATGTGGGAATGCTTGCAAGTTAAGGGGCATGGACAGGATACTTGAATTTGTTTTTGAGACAGGATATCTGCTCTTAGATCTCAGAGCTGTGGGGATTTCTCAtcactttcatttgatttgcCACCTGCTATCATTCGGCAAATTAATACTGCTTTTTTTCCACAATACGCCCTTCAGTTTGATACTAATTTGGGGGCTAAACCATAATGGTCTATTTCAGTTCATTCTTGCTACAATGCTCTGGGGGGTAACCATCCTTATGTTTCATCAACCTTTGATCTGGATTTGACAGCTCCAAATCCCAGCAAAAATGAGGCACTTTTTATGGCTTCTTAACCATGCCAGGTTACCTACTGCTAGCTATCTCACTACCTCAATATCGTCCCTGATAAGTTATGCAAAGTTTGCAACTCTTCTGAGGAGGAAACCTTAATTCATCTCTTCTTCAGTTGTCCTTGAGTTTTAGCTTTATGGGATTTTCTTAAACTTCGCTATAAAATAAGCTCAACCCTTCAGGCAGCTGCTTCTTCCACAGCTTGGCTGCTGCAAATCATCTCTCTTGAACCAGCAGAATGTTATGACTGCATCCCTTCCAAAACTTTTATTCCATTCTGCCTGTGGTCTATCTGGATAGCTCATAATAGAACTGTTTTTGATGGTAAATGTACTCATCTGGACTTCAcctttagagcccgtttggattggcttataagttgcctataagctgtttttagcttttttgagtgtttggttggccagcttaaagccattttgtgcttaaaataagcccaaaaaattaattgggtttgtttggcttaacttatctaaagcagcttataagccaaaaaaataagttggactacaccaacttatttttttttggcttataagctgtttccagcttataagctgctttttttaagcccatccaaacaggctcttataATCAACCAAGCTACTGAGCTCTGGTACTTTACAGGTAAGAGAGCCCAAAGCCTCCAAAAATCCCCTTGTATGTCAAATGGAACCCACCTACACCTTCCGACTATATGCCTAACACTGATGACATGGTTGATCCTTCCCGCCCTTTTAGTGACATTGGAGGAGTGtttagaaatcatgaggttAAATGGCTTCTAGGATTCTCAGGCTCTATAAACCCCACCAGTCTTCAATACGGAAATTCATGCTATCATCCATGGACTTCGATTAGCTCTTATTCATAACCTTCAACCCCTTCACATCAATATCGATGCCAAGGAAGTTGTACAACTTTTAAGCAACTCCAACACACTGACTTGCTCTTCACTTGTTGATGACTGCAGGTACATGATCAAGATGCTGCATGGCCCTCTAGTGGGGCATGTTTACCGGGAGCAGAATGTAGTAGCAGATAGATTAGCTAATATGGCAAGCAATCGGACTGGAGTGCCTTCAATGGAGCTGTTTGGGATGCACCATCTGTTTTGGCAAATATTTTGAATCAAGATCTCTACGGAGAACCATCTGTCTGCATGGTGCCTTCATCATCACTGCCGACTGCACAACTGTCTTCGAATATAGCTAGTACTAGTAGTTTAGTTAGAGACACTTTAGTTAATGAACTATGGCCTAATATTGTGGATATACCACAACATGCTCCCGTGTAACCTTTTGGTTTTGTTATGATATATATCGTACTTACCAAAAGAAAGTTCTTGAGTGCTGGGACCTTAAATTGGGTCATGAGAGAGAAAATGCATATATGACGGACTAACGCCCATTTGCTGGTTGTCCAGTATCTCTTTTTTGGCTCAACTATCTGGTATGTGAAGTCTGGATCAACTAATCTAGATTCACACCGTCTAGGCCCTACTAAGAGGGGTAAGATGTCTCTACCAAGTTCTCCAGTTTTAGGGCTCTAAACCGAAAGTGTTTGGTTAAGTGCACTGCCAGTCATTATCTTCAACTCGGAGGACACacaattatatacatatgcatatgatgtgCTCACGGACAAATTTTAAATCCCTTTTGTGATTTTAAGATTCCACCAGACTGTCGGACCACCTGCACCAGAAATAATACAATTAGGAAACCTGGCCCTGAAGTGCCTACAATTACAGAGGTTTCAGGTCATTTCAACAGAAAAGCAACAAACAACATATGTAGCTTATAAGTTTGGTCTCGGAGCAACAAGTTGCAACGATATTGCAAGCATGTTTTTCGAGATATTAGAGCTGCCAACTAGAAGATAGTGGTCTGAAAATCTTAGTAATCATCATCTATATCCATTGAACTACTTGCACGTCATAAACCAGAAAAAATTGCTTTTTTGTGCCTCGTTAGTAATATCCCTTTTGATACAAGCAAATCATGACTACGATCATTGAAACTCAATATTTGTGTCGCtaaatatgttgatgttgttatcaCATTGTTTttcatttgaattttcaaaattaacATTTACGGGAAGTGACCTCACGATGTCTGGAAAAATATTTCGTTTTCATACGCTTTTCACCTATAATATGCCAGAAACCATGTGTtagcttttcattttttttgttaactGACAATTGATAGCAAAAATGATCTCTATCCAGCCAAGCATCCTAATTTCACAGAATTATCTATGTTTTCTAAACTTAAAATTGAACCAATACTAGTTTTTCTTACTGCAAAATGCATTCAGAATTGTCAATTGAAAATTTCTACAATAAAATTGTCAAAGTTTTAGACTCTCAGAACCTAccataatttttttctcaaaagtcaatTATATCTTGGGGCAAACTGTACCGACTATTCCACTTGTCttacaacaataatatgaaaggataaGGCGAAAATCATAAATATTGCGGAATAATAGTAAGACAGTTCTCTTAGAGTAACAAGATCAAATAAATCAGTACAATGACATACATTGGAAAAAGTGGAATAAGCCTCAATGTTCGCAATGGGTACCGTTggttttcttttccaattttgtTTTTGACCTGAAAGGATATTAGTATTATTGCCATTCAAAACTTACATCGTTCAGAAATAGTTCTGTTAGCATCTGTAAGCTCTATTAGTTTAAAGGACTACATTCAGAGTTTTGTCAAGGTTACGTACGTCTAATTTAATAATACTGGGACTAAAACCACAATTGTTCAATAGCATATCTATTAAAACGGCAAGTCTCCCAAACTTGGGGGTTCCACAACAAGGAGGAAAAACATGAATGGGGTCACAATTAATTAAGGGTGACTGCAAAGTCTCAAATTTGAGTGTAggtaacttaagtttttttaattgagtgTAGGTGATAAATTTATGATTAGTGATTAAGGAACTTTTGACTTGCcccaaagttttatttttaacactttgactcAACCAATATAAACCATAAAATACTCCCTGCCCACCACgccccctcccccacccctcCGTGACCCCAGCCCCCCACCCCGCCCCCGCCCtttcccccaccccccacccaaaaaaatgttttttttttttaaagattttgaaaagttttattttttatttttttgtaccaaccccccccccccaccctcccaaaaaaaattaattttattttaaaaaaaagttttaaaaaatttttatttttgattttttgcaccacccccaccctaTCCACTCCTCTCCCCGCCCttgccccccacccccaaaccccaccaaaaaaatgtttttttaaaaaagattttgaaaagttttttttttttgcccaaaaaaataattttatttagaaaaaaagttttgaaaagtttttgtttttaattttttgcaccacccccaccccatccACCAACCTTCcccccgcaaaaaaaaaatcttgaaaagaaatttttttctttgattttttacTCCACCCACccattccaaaaaaaataattttgaaaagtttttgttttttgtttttttgcaccccccccccccccccaaaaaaaaaaatttcttaaaaagaagttttgaattagagagagagagacaccTCCTGCATATGTTAATCCTAGCAAACCTGGAAGAAGGCGGACAAAGAGGAGGTGCGGAATAATTGCGAATGAGGAAAAACAAATGCCCCTTATGCAAAACAGTTGGCCCAAAAAACAACATATCCAAGccgaaatgctccatagttgttaattgcactgtgttgtaataatagttattttttggaactttatgacattttaatgtttttcttttttagaatgataatttatgttcttggtgtttgtgaacttggtttatatgatatgttgatcgtgttcaaatcacaaatgtgtgtattcttgttaataaattgctgaacagtttccaacaagtaatgaatttgttgcaacagctctgtaacttgttgggttttatccaacaagtaacaagacttgttgcagcaactagtatcttgttgggttttatccaaTTGCTAAAAGATTTCCAACAAATAAGCAATCTGTTGCAGCAACTAAGTTACATGTTGGGGTTTTTtcaacaagtggagtgacttgttgcaGAAACTGGGTAACTTATTGTGTTTATCCAACAATAGTAAGGACCTGTTCAACAACTATCtcacttgctgcaacagatactacagttgttgcaacaaatgctACAGTTACTGCAACAAATATTATAATTGTTACAACagatactacttgattcacccatatttagtgatcaacaaagataatcaatgatatttagtgataaacaaaggaaatcaacgatatgtagtgatcaatatataatacttaatcaatttgatggtattttgagtcaggaaagatgatctactaagtcagtatgcactaaatccaatgatcattagagtgaattcatgtgaactacttgattcacccatatttagtgagaaacaaatgaaatcaacaatATTAAGTggtcaatatataatacttaatcaatttgatgatattttgagtcaggaaatatgatctactaagtcagtgtGCACTGTGAACtgcttgattcacccatatttagtgataaataaaggaaatcaacgatatttagtgatcaatgtataatacttaatcaatttgatgtatcatgagtcaggaaagatgatctattAAGTCAGTATGACTAAATTGAGTGATGGtttactaagtcagtatgcactaaatcgagtgatcattagagtgaattgatgtgaattacttgattcacccatatttagtgataaacaaaggaaatcaacgatatttagtgatcaatataaaatacttaatcaatttgatgtattttgagtcaagagagatgatctactaagtcagtatgcactaaatcgagtggtcattagagtgatttgacGCGAACTACTttattcacccatatttagtgttaaacaaagaaaataaatggtacttagtgatgaatatatatatctactaacatccttcatggattagatagtaatttcatggattagatgGGCAATTGTAAGGTATTCTTCCTAAATCGAGTGATCGttagagtgatttgatgtgaaGTACTTaattcaaccatatttagtgataaaaaaatgaattcaatgttattcagtataaacaaaggagttTAATGTGATCAATATcgtgaatatgttgcaacaataaaggagttgttgcaacatatgagatatctgctgcaacatatgagtaagttgttgcaacatatgagatacctGCTGCAACAAATGAGTAAGTTgttgtaacatatgaaatacttgctgcaacatatgagtaagttgttgcaataatTCAAACAAGGTGATTAATCTATTACAACAACTACGCAACTTGCTTAAACATCTGATCCATCTGTTGAAACAGATTTAGTAACTTGTTgtaacttcttcaacaagtgtATGATCTATTGCAACAATTAACTCATCTATTGCgacatatttttagtttttgcaaaaatttaagcaattgtttgattttttccaacaagttgaGTAATTTGTTGTAACAACTAAGCAAATTGTTTAAAAAGATTAGCaacttgttgaaacagattagtaacttgttgaaacaaattagtaacttgttgcaacttcttcaacaactgtatgcatctgttgcaacaattagtaagcaaaataaataagttcataaacaaaAATTGTTTAACGTACCACCTTGActccaaataccacaactaatcaaaataagtaagttcataaacatcattcacaaataacataaaggacaaaaaaaaaaaaaacataaattgttAAACAGCCACCTTggctccaaataccacaacttaagtaataatttTTTCAGCAACTGCCTTCAGGGGTGTAGCAGATTTTCTTGATCTACTCCAtctccttcatttccatcattagTTTCTTCATCTCCtagttcttcttcactttcttcatttgTTTATACTGCTTCTTGGCTctgttcttcatttttttctaagGATTGATTGTTAGTTTGGCTGTCAATTTGACTATATCTTTCCTCATCATTTGCTGATTCATAAATAGattgtatacttgttgcaacaagtgtagaacttgttacAGTACATTTGtcgcaacaactacaaatctttggatatcttctacaaacagaactaaataactgaagttatatccaacagatttgtagttgttacAACATACTATCTACTGgttacaacaagtgtagagcttgttgcaacaactactaatctgttggatatcttctacaaacagaagcaaataacttaagttatgttcAACAGATTAGTGAGTcattgcaacagattgtctacttgttgcaaaaagtgtagaacttgttgcaacaactacaaatctgttagTTATCTTCTACAAAACGTAACGGATAAATAcgggacaagaacaaaaaaactatttgttggatatattttcctaaaccctgaaccatacCAGGATAACAACAGAAAAACCATCTATTTCATTATAAACACACAACAAcctgaattttatccaaattttttctaaacccaaaaaaaaaataattcaaaaactcccttcaagttttttttttttttggagtgggggggggggggggggaagtaagaaaccaaaaaaaaaaaaaaaatcaaaacttcttttcaagaaaaatcatttttcggggggtgggtgggtggggggagggtgcaaaaaaataaaaactttgaaaaaaaatctttttttaaaataatttttttttggaagggtgtggggtgcaaaaaaataaaaagaaaaacttttctaaacatttttaaaaaaataaatttttttgggtgggggtggggggggggggggagagaggGAGAAGGGGAGAGgggagtcaaaaaaaaaaaaaaaaaaaaaattataacttttttaaaaaaaatattttggagaagggggaggaggaggggggtgaaaaaataaataaaaaaattaaaacttttttttaaaaaatgatttttttgggtGGGGAGGCGGGGGAGGAGGGGTGGtaaaaaaagcaaataaaaaatatcaaaattttttaaaattaaaaaaaattgtgagaGTGTGGGGAGGGGAAGGGGTGGAAAGAGGAGAAGGGAGGTTGGTGAATTTTTTAGAATTAAGTTAgagtttttttatattttgaaaaaaattaaaaaaaaattaaaaattataattcaatcTCATTTTAACTTAATGACAAATTTGACCTACGCTGTCAAGTCAAcctttagtttattttttccaGTCTCTTCTTAATTTCTGCAACCCAAATGGAATTCGAAGAAGATGAAGACCTCCCTCAACACCCAAAACGTAGCAAACCCGCAAACCCTGTtcattttccatccatttcagtCTTGCCAATTCCTAACCTTCCTGCTGAACTCATCATTGAAATCTTGCTAAAGCTTCCAGTGAAATCACTCGTGAAATTCAGGTCTGTTTCTAAATCTTGGATTGAATTAATCTCTAGCCCTCATTTTGTGAAGACCCATCTCTTATTATCTGGTAGTAACAAGAACTACACCCACCATGGAGTTACGTTTATGGTTGCTAGTACTGCTAACCTCGGCTTCAAGGTCTGTTCTCTTAGGGCTTTACTTTACCATCCTGTAACTGAAGCATTTGACTTAGATTATCCTGGTAAAAATCCCGATGATCATCCTCGGCTTGTTGGTTCTATCAATGGGTTGATTTGTCTTGCCATCAGAATATTGCACGGATTTGATGACTTGTATCTATGGAATCCGTCAATTAGAAAGTATAAGAAATTGCCTAGTTATACACTTAATCTGAACCGCCGTGACTGTGAGGTTAGACTTGATGATTTCAATTTCGGTTTTGCATATGATGAGTTCCAAGATGATTATAAGGTAGTAGGTATTTTCCCTATTTACAGAAGGGGGCGTCTCTGTCGTGTTGAGGTCAACATATATAGTCTAAAGAGTAATTCTTGGAGACGTATCGATGATTTTCAAGGTAGAGAGCTCTTGTATGGTCCTGCTAAGTTTGTGAATGATAAACTTCATTGGACTGCCTGGGGCCGGGATGTCATTTCTTTTGATTTGGCTGATGAGAAATGGTCAGAGGTAGAGCAGCCCTCCTGTTTTAAAGGATGTGAATTCTTGAAGCTAGGAATGTTTGGGAGTGATCTTTCGGCGTTTTGTAATTATGCAAGGACTCATGTAGACGTCTGGGTTATGACAGATTATGGGGTAAAAGAATCTTGGACAAAGATGTTTACGGTCAAGTCTCCTGATGATTCTACGGGTATATTTTATCCACCCATTTTAATGTCAAATGAAGGTGAAATTTTGCTTCAGTTTGGATCACGTTTCACGAAATACAATCCAAAGGATGACTTGATCAGATATCTAGATGTTACTGGCGTTGGTCCATATATTGAGGCAGAAATCTATGTTAAGAGCCTAGTTTGTCCCTTTTTTACAGGAGAGACCACGAATGCACCAACAACGGAGGCTGAAATAACTCAGACGCGTGACTAATAACCTGTAAGAGTTACACTCTGCATTTTTCTCAAGTGTTGTTAAATTCTACTTCATATTGCTTGGGAATCTTGTTACTCAATTTCCTTTGTTgcactattttcaagaaacgaTAATCTTTTGTAAGGGCAGTTATTTTGGTTGTATTACTTGGTGTGTTGAACTTTAAACTCAATGGTACTGgatgttgttgctcttcttGAGAAGTTTCTTAAGGGGATGTCGTGCCTATAGATAGAGTAAGAACAGGGAGCACCCTTTatcattaaaattaaaaaaaaaaaaaaaaaaacagggaGCACCAGAGACATGGAAATTGTGGTAGATGAATGCACCAGATACGCCTcatggttattttttttttagatccAGGAGGTTTCTCTGGCTATTCTCCGTTAGGTGAAAGCTTAACAGCGGAATGAGGAGGAAACCAAGGAATTGTTTAACGAAGTTTAAGCTCTGAGATAGTGTCTAGTTTTGGTGTTTTTCGTTGCTGCTAATAGTTGACGGTTTATTTTCTATTGGACGATTCGATGTTTTCTTTGCTAATAGCTAATCTTGTATGTAATTGTTTTACTTCACAACTATCTTCTTATTCTTTTGCTTATTGATCTAAGAAAGtctgaattttttcttttcactttagCAGTAATATTTGATGGATGCAAGTTGCATTGGAAGGTGAAAGCATTTTAGCAAGCAAGCTATTTTGCTGCTATGATCATGAGAGTTGGGTTAGGGTACCAAAGAACTATGGAGCATAGGAGAGCTTTGTTTAAAAGAGGGCCTTGTATGTGCACTCTCAAAGTTGAAAAGTGTCTATTTGTTTTTAAGGGAGCAACTTTATTCTAGATTAAAAGTGCAGgcatttttcattttgttattcTGAACAAGAATTGTTTGCATTACAGCTAAATCAGCTTTTTTTGTTCTAAATAGACCCTCAAATTGTAGTATCTAtcatttgacccttttcctaaAAGTTCTTATACGTTTCATTCTCTctaaaagttttaaaagaagGTAATACGTTTCATTCATCATTAAGTGACAGTTCCTTCTTTAGTGCAACCCAAGTGAACAATAGCTGGTActtatgaaaaaataatttcagagTTTGACACACATGCAAGGGAGATGAGCAGGCCTTGATAACTCAAAATGTATTTTGGTGGAACCAGAAGTGTTTGCATTTTTGCGATTCTCGCAAGTTAAGGGCGCATGGCTTCTATATATACAACTTGAATTGGTGTTTTGAGATAGGATGCTTGAAATGTGTGCATGCGGGAATTCTTGCAACTGGAATTTTGAGAGAGGATGCTTGATTTGGTTTGTCTGAAGGGCCTAGCTCTTTGAGTGCTGATCATGACCttaaattgggtcatgacaaagatGAAAAGGCATATGTGACggactaagagcctgtttggatgggcttaaaataaaatataagctataatttgaaacaaatttataaaccaaaaaaaaaaaataagttggggtaggttaacttattttttttggcttataagttgttttcagcttataagctgctttagataagctaagccaaaagagctcaattattttttgagcttattttatgcagaaaatgactttaagttggccagccaaacactcaaaaaagttaaaaacagcttataagcaacttataagccaatccaaacgggctttAAAGCTCATGTTGCCGGTAGTCCAttgtcctatttttttttaatttaacaaTCTGTCCGGAGCTAGGCTCGACTAATATGGTTTCCTATTGATTAGGCCTACTAAGAGGGGCAAATAACTCTCTACGAAAAAGTTCTCCATTCCCACGGCGAGAATCGTAAACCTCTGGTTAAGTGCAGTTGTATTCATTATCTTCATCTCATATCACACActtattatgtatatacatatgcgtaTGACGTGCTTATTGACAAATCTGAGattctttttttccattttaagaTTACATCGGAATGTTGTA
This portion of the Lycium ferocissimum isolate CSIRO_LF1 chromosome 1, AGI_CSIRO_Lferr_CH_V1, whole genome shotgun sequence genome encodes:
- the LOC132064344 gene encoding F-box/kelch-repeat protein At3g23880-like isoform X3, which produces MEFEEDEDLPQHPKRSKPANPVHFPSISVLPIPNLPAELIIEILLKLPVKSLVKFRSVSKSWIELISSPHFVKTHLLLSGSNKNYTHHGVTFMVASTANLGFKVCSLRALLYHPVTEAFDLDYPGKNPDDHPRLVGSINGLICLAIRILHGFDDLYLWNPSIRKYKKLPSYTLNLNRRDCEVRLDDFNFGFAYDEFQDDYKVVGIFPIYRRGRLCRVEVNIYSLKSNSWRRIDDFQGRELLYGPAKFVNDKLHWTAWGRDVISFDLADEKWSEVEQPSCFKGCEFLKLGMFGSDLSAFCNYARTHVDVWVMTDYGVKESWTKMFTVKSPDDSTGIFYPPILMSNEGEILLQFGSRFTKYNPKDDLIRYLDVTGVGPYIEAEIYVKSLVCPFFTGETTNAPTTEAEITQTRD
- the LOC132064344 gene encoding F-box/kelch-repeat protein At3g23880-like isoform X2 is translated as MEFEEDEDLPQHPKRSKPANPVHFPSISVLPIPNLPAELIIEILLKLPVKSLVKFRSVSKSWIELISSPHFVKTHLLLSGSNKNYTHHGVTFMVASTANLGFKVCSLRALLYHPVTEAFDLDYPGKNPDDHPRLVGSINGLICLAIRILHGFDDLYLWNPSIRKYKKLPSYTLNLNRRDCEVRLDDFNFGFAYDEFQDDYKVVGIFPIYRRGRLCRVEVNIYSLKSNSWRRIDDFQGRELLYGPAKFVNDKLHWTAWGRDVISFDLADEKWSEVEQPSCFKGCEFLKLGMFGSDLSAFCNYARTHVDVWVMTDYGVKESWTKMFTVKSPDDSTGIFYPPILMSNEGEILLQFGSRFTKYNPKDDLIRYLDVTGVGPYIEAEIYVKSLVCPFFTGETTNAPTTEAEITHQTRD